The Rhizoctonia solani chromosome 1, complete sequence sequence TCTTTTTGTTGCCACCTCGCGATACACATAGCTATAGATGATAAAGCGACATCAAAAATCCCCATTATTTTATTTGTACTCCCAATTCAAATGATGAAAATTTAGATCACCATTCAGAATATATTCGTTAAACAACAGCATAAACACTAATGTTAATGCAGAATGTAATAGGGTTAGGCCCAAGGCAAGTGAGAAAAAAAGAGATAGCCTCATCAGACAGTTGTCCACAACTCCCGACCTTGAAGGCCAGAACGTCATCGAATACAGCGTGAGCCGCATATGGTCTCGGTTCGAGCTGGGACATCCTCTCATCGACTGAGGTTGAAGAAGTGGCAATTGTGAAATTGCAAGACTCGGTTAGAAACTATAAATAGATCCTAGCTGAGTATGTTCTAAGGAAAGTTGGAGGTGCAGGGGCGGGCTGTATTTATACCTCACGTGAGTGGCCcgtgcgcatacatccaggcATCTCCGGGCCGAAGCGCTTGTGGGCCTTGATTCGATCATAAGCATCATTGGGAATTTTATATGTAGTTAAACACGACACTAATAAACCATATAACTATAGTGGTAAGGTTGATCTTTTTGTTGTAGACCTATTCATGGATCGTGTTCGAATTACATAGTTTCGGCCCTTCGTTGTTCCAAGTGATTAATAGCTTGGTGCTTTGCGACGTGAGTACCAGCCACATGCTTTTCTTCATCCCGCTCATATTTGAATTTATGCCGCTCTCTGTGTGCAAACCATTCGCACCCAGCAACTGTACCCAACAAACATACTATACACGATTAGCGTTATCTTCAAGGCTGAAGTGGGATGAGGAGGGCCTACCAAGCATCAGGCCTACAGGAACGAGTACAATCGTTTGAAAAGCCCTAACATGATCCTTGATATCGCTTGGATCGTCTGCTACTATAGTCATTACCAGCAGGCCGGCGAGCAAGAACAAGGAGGAATAGGTTGTAATGGCTGTCGGTAACGCGGTGACAAACGCCACAGGACCAGACATCCCGACCAAAAAGCCCTTACCCGAGGCCAGACGACCAATCATCTCTGGATCAGATCCTGCGCCAAATACTGTGAGGTACATGATCAGGACGAGGCCTTCAAGAGAGAGACCGAATGCTACAACGTAAAGCGCTGTCGCAACCCAGTTCAAGTTTGGAGTATCGAACGGGGAAGGTATGGCCAACGCCGCGGCACTAGTTGCCGTAATAACGGAGAGCTATGCACTCATATTAGATTTTGAGTATTAATTATAAATAATAGTAACATGCACCGGCATGATTAGTCGATCCCATTCTTTCTGGACAAGCATGCGTGAGTTCAACCAACCTCGAGTCCGACCTGGGAAAACCTACTTGTTGCTTCGCCCTCTCTGAAGACTTAAATCCAACGTCCTTGGAGCTTATATAACTTGAATACGCTTTAAAGGAGGCGTCATCCATTGACCGCTAACTGACTGTGGAGCCACgctttttgatggcgctTAGGTCGCTTTTATCAGtaaatccccattttctccttttctcggACAGATTTGACGATTCTGAGAACGGACATCTCTGCGCGTCGAGCCTTTacatctgtatatacattttgttttATCCCATTCGGCTTTGTTTTGGCTGCGCACTCCTTTGATTGCGACCGCTTAGCTCAGCATACGAGAGAAACTCGGTGGCAGTCCATGCGCGCAAGCTTACTAACATAGTCCGGGGGCCTACTGACCGACTGAAATTATGTTCCAAGTTGAAAGAGCGATTGAAAATAAGAATTTAATTGTTTGTTGTATGTACATAGTTAGGAGCAATCTCGTCGTACGGAATATGTGCTGGGGTCTCTCGGTGATGTTTGAATATCGTTGTAGCCCACGCAGCAGCTTGGGACCCGTCCATACCATGGTCATATCCATCGGCAAAACGTTGAGAACGAGCAGCGAACCTAATGAAAAAGTGAACAACCAACTAAAGTAGAGTTATAAGGTGGCATACTTGCGCATCGATAAAATTGGGGGTGATTCTAATGCCTTTAGTGCGTTCTCCTTCAACTTTTTTGAGCTACTATTAGGGGGATTATCTCGATAGTCTCTTTTTGCGTATCCCCAGACTTGCTCTATCATACTCAGCTCACAGTGGTACTTTGGGAGAAATACCACTTCAGTTCCCAGCTCTCGAGCAGCCTCTTGTAAGCCTGATTCACGATTATTGAAATCTGGCTGGTTCATCATTACCCGACGACAGCAACAGTCAGTCTTCCCTGGTTCACATCCCTTCGTGCAAACTGCGTTCAAATCGGCAAGATGACCGAGACCGCGCTCTCGAAGAATCCACGACATTCCCTTGAAACGATTGGGTTTGTTTGGGTCATAGAACTCCTGGGGTGAGCCGTCTGGGAGAAAACCATTCTCCATTCTCACAAACACGCGTTTgtcgtccttgtccttgtagtAAGGCCAGTCCAGAAGCGGACCCTTGGGCATTCCATAAGCGGAAAGTGAGGAAAGCGAGCGTTTCGTGTGCGAAGGAGCATTGTCGTACACAAATATGTGAGTGAACTGGGGGAAGTGTTCGTTGACAATTTTGACAGCATCCTCTAGTTGAAGAATGACACGGTTGTTTGTAAACCATCCATCTTTGTTGCCCCCGGGAAACATTGTTACTCTCGCAGATTCACTAGATTCATTGTGAGTTTCAAGCAATACACATTCCACTGCAACTTACCCATTCGGTCCACGCAACCACCCAAACTCTGCACACACAAAGTCGGCCACCATTAAACTACACCCCTCTCCTTTCTTGTGTGGTACTGGGCTTTCTCCAACAAAGACCCATCGAACTTTACAACAATCGTTTGCGTAAAAAATTGTCTCGTCGTGAAACCACAAAATAATGGGTTTCTCGCCAGGTAGTAATCGCAATGGACGTGTAGGATCTTCAACACCATCCCGATTATAAATTATTCGCCGCCGCTCGATTTTCTTCAGGAAAGGTATGTATACCTTTTGCCGGTATTCAACTACATCTTGTTGTTCGTGACCGTCAAAGTATTGGCCCACAGGTTCAGATCGCCAAGAAAAACCAGCCCGAGAGAGCCAGCGTTGTGCTGTTCAAAGACTAATCTTTTTCTTGATGTCCAGTGTTTTCCGAACCTCTGGATCAGACAGAAAGTCCACCACATCCTGTGCACCCGCCAACTTCCCAGCTTTCTGTAAGTGAAGCCTGATTGCAGATGacacatcctcatcctccagTGTGGATACGTTCCACCAACCTTGGATATTCCCAGGTAAGTCACCATAATTGATGAGTCGACGGGTCCATTTACGGATTGTTTGGGCATATGTATCTCTTCGATTATGCATACATGCTGCATCCTTGGATGCCTGAATAAATTTCTTTCCTTTTGGCTCAGCCTCAAGGAATTGGTTCAGACAGGCTTGTATTGCAGTGTATCGCTCAGCAGTGATCCGGTCCAGGTCTTTGTACTTGTATCCACCTGATGGAAGTTGGGTCCGGCGTGCAGAATCAAGTGTGGCAAGTGCTGTCTGCGCTTGGGCAACAGTTGGTGGGCGGTAATAACTAAGTTCCCATGGGAGTTCTCCACTGCTAGAGCCAGAGTCGGAATCTCCTTCAGAATCAGAAGAGTCAGAGTCAAAAGAATTGGGGGAATTGGGATAAGCTGGAGGATGATCCAGTTCGGAGCCACAGGGGTCAGGGGCTGCTCCAGTAAGTCATTTAATTTGCATAATCTGCTTAAAGAGCCAACCTATATAGACTACATCCACTCCTAGTCTGCAGAGTGATGTCTCAGAGTCATTGTACAAGTCCAGTGGCTTGAATACacttttgttgttgttgtcttcATTGTCAAAATGAGCTGTTTTTATACGTTTTTGCTACCATGATATCAAAATAAAATTCATAAGATCTATTTGACACACTTACATTGGCCCTGGCCTTTTCAAGAGCCTGTAATTGCTGCCTTTTTTTATTGCTGATAGTCATTGGGAAGTATGGTTGCTCACTCAATCTAGTTAGCGGTCCCCCGGACTGTGTTAGTAAGCTTGCGCGCATGGACTGCCACCGAGTTTCTCTCGTATGCTGAGCTAAGCGGTCGCAATCAAAGGAGTGCGCAGCCAAAACAAAGCCGAATGGGATaaaacaaaatgtatatacagatgtAAAGGCTCGACGCGCAGAGATGTCCGTTCTCAGAATCGTCAAATCTGTccgagaaaaggagaaaatggggatttaCTGATAAAAGCGACCTAagcgccatcaaaaagcGTGGCTCCACAGTCAGTTAGCGGTCAATGGATGACGCCTCCTTTACGCTCTGGGTATTTATTCGATAGGTCGTACGCCCGCCATTTCACAATTCGTTGGTGGTATTTACTAGCGTAGCCTAGAGTCAAAATGCATGCTCCAAACCAGAACGCCTTAAAGATCCACCCATGATGCAGAGTTGGTGTATTTGTGAGCTCTGCCATAGCTGTGTTGACGTCAGGAAGGGATTGGTGGGCGTCTATTTTCGAGGGTACAGGCCTATTTATGGAGCATGAAACCGAGCGTTTACTTATAGAGCACGTATGGAAGCCTGAGTTCAAGGGACTGATTATCGCATTCGAACCGGTGCAAAGCTTTGTAGGGTCTGCAGCGGTTTCCGCTCGGGTGCATATGAATTTCCACGAGACCGGTCGAAATAAGTGATGTATGTGTAGCAGTTCTTCCAGCCGTTTATAGTTACCTGCAAAAAGTACTGAAATTTTAGAAAAGGATCAGCCCGTCATCGAAACTTGTAGTAAGTGGGGAGAGcagccaaaaaaaaaaatgatATTGCGCCAAGGGATTGAAGCGAACATCATGCATATGCAAAACACTTCTCACAAGCTTAATATGAAACAACAGGAACAGGTCGTAAACATAACTCGAACGAAGAAATGTATAAGATAGCAAAAGTCCCTTTGTGACCGGAAACATGTACTTTAATAGTGAGCCTCGTTTCTGGCCTTTGAAGGTGAGTCATACTCACATACTCACCCACCAACGTGGCCCGGGCGTCTTCTCGCCTGTCGGTTTATAGTCAGCGTTGGGGCGGCAGGCCATTCGATGGACGCATGCCCGCATACATGGGCAGCTCTCGGAAGCGGGGGGCCCTACGATTAAGTACTGATGTAACACCCGATCAATTTATTCGGGTCTGACTCTTGGTTACATCACCAAAATGGCCAAATCACTTGTAAAAATAGCTGTGGCGCCTACTGAGACCTTCCATAGTTTTGATGTCGCTCGTATACGTGTACACCTGCGTTGTCATGATAGCGAGTCTAAGTTTGCTCTATCTGGTAGGTGGCAAGCTTGACCGTGACCTAAACTTAACGACAATAAATGCATTCTTGGACCCTGTACAGCAAGCGAGGAACAAACATAGTAAGGATCTCGGCAGAGACATGAATGAAAGTGTGTCCAGGCAGGAACCGATACTCCACATGATGAATGGCAAGCCAAAATTAGATGAGCAAAGAAAGAAATCAGTTATTTCGCATAGCACCGACCAACCGAACTCTGGGGGCGTCTGAAAGCAGCCACATATAGGCCCACCTCCAGTTGACCATTGAAGAATCGTGATCAACGGAAGGAGGATTGTAGTTTGACAGTCGACTCATCAAAGATGTCAATCAGAATCTTAATCAACCTCCATTTCTCCTCTCCGCTGGCCTTATTCGATCCTGGCGAGGGTGGTGGCTGGAAAAGCTTCAAAGGACCGGTATACTTCGGAGCATATAAAGCCGTGCTGAGGAATTGGGCAAAGCGTCTTATAACTGTCTATGTATGCTCCCATTCCGTGTCCGCCAGATCGATTATTCTCGCCATTTGTGAACGAGCTCTTTCAGAGATATTAACAAATGAATACTTGAAGCTGTCGTCAGATGAATACACCTCTTCACGTAGCGAATTTGCATTATGCTGATTATCCTCCTGCGCACGCACGGCAACTAGCCACACCAGCACCCACAGGAGCGAATCAAGGTCGTGCATGAACGTGTGCTGCACTGGCTCTTCCGAAAGAAGCTGGGAAGACATAAACGCAACTGTGCCCTGAGACGTTCCAGAGTTCAGCCAGCACCCCACCCACATCGATCATCCATTCACTATCCTACCCACACTGGCTCGCACATCGGCCTCCAGCCTATCATTAAAGACCGAGAGCTCCATATCGTACAGACGGCCAATTGACTTCTCACTGGGGTATCGCCCTTCGACATATTCCTGCAGCGTGTTTGCTCTGACAGCACCGTCAATCAATCTGCTCGGACAGCATTCCCCGCACTTACTCTTTCATTTCACCCTCATCCTGCAGGTGAGCTACAATAGATTCATTTTGGTGTCCACGATtgcaaaggcaattggagcatatatacatgaagGGTGCATTGGCAAGTCCACAAAACGGCTATAAAACATATTTCCATTTCCCTTCCCAATATCGATCGGATGATTAAGTAATGGTCACCTGGATGGTCACTTGGGTTTGCTAATACGCGAGTATGCACAAAATCACAATAGGGAGCTAGTATCGTGTGGGCTACCCCGGATCAATTTTGAGTGCTTGTGGCTTGTCTAGTATTTCTTATTATTCGGGATATTGGAGCTATAGCACGATCCATACTATCTATTAGACACCTTAAGCACCACCACAATTTCAAAAAGTGGTGAGCCAGTTCGGGCGAACGCCGCCAAGCAGCAAACTTTCTGATTGTGAAGGAGGGGATATTAACGTCGGACAGCAAAATGTACAAGCTTTTGAGACAATTTTAGGCCGGGCTAAGGGGAGAAATCGGCCACCGCTTTTTGAAATAGTGGTGGTGCTTAAGGTGTCTATTACTTTGACTTCGCATACATGATTAGGTGGATGAAGGGATCTTGCGGAAAGACAGTAATAAGATCAATCAATAAATTGGAAATGTGTGTCAACGTGAAAGAAGGGATAATCAGTCCGTCGTCTCAAAAACTGTTCTCATCACATGCTCTTTTCTCCTTCCAGTCGCCTGGATAAGCCCCATAAACTCTAACTCATGAGCAGATTCAATGAATCGCGCCTGGTACTCTTTCTGTATTTCAACCATATCCTCTCCGTCAACATCAATATCAGTTGAACGCCTTCTTCGGGTACGCAGGCCATGCGCGCTTGTTTGGGCAGTATTCCGCTCCACCTTTTCGTGTTGCACGACAGCTACAAATGAGCCAAACCAATCGGCTATGTTGAGAAGTTTACCAGCGTCCAAGCTGCGCTGGAAGAGGATGCATGTATCGGGTCGTTGAGCCATGGACTCGGGTGCGAATGTTTCTTCCGGATCGCAACATTCACAATTGAAGTATGCCCCTGGGCGAATCAAAGCTGACAGAATGACGCTTCTGGGCGCAGGGTCGAGTGTCTAGTGGGGTTAAACTTGTAAGTTGCTCGGAGCAAACCTCATGGGCTACTTACCTCCCTTAATCCAGCGGATGTGTCAGTGTAGTATAGCTCACCGTACGGCGCTGTATAGCGGAGGCCAAACGAAGAGCTGAAGCAGGGATTAGCTGTGGACAGTATAATGTCAAATCGCCGACCTAATATGCTTTGTGAAGTACGAAGCCAATCGCGCTTTATCTTCAGCGCCAAAAGGTAAGCTCTTCACCTGACATTCCCATAGATAGTTTGCAACCTCCGAGAGTTCCACCGAGTACGGCAACTGGTAGTCTTTGCCTCCCCGAGCAAAGTGTGTTTTGAACACCTCCCGAACCATATCCGCAGAGTCTGATAAAGATGTGTTGCTGCGCACTAAGAGTCAGCCAGTTGCCAGGACTCAACAGTCAAAAGTAGAGCTTACTCAAAGCCCCTCTTCAGCATCCAGGTAGCATATTTCTCGAGGTGATCACCTCCCCGAGCTTCAAGCTCTAACAAGTCCAAGAAGCCCAGGGGAACTTCCTGTCGGTAGGACCCAAGGGAATGAAACTTGAAAGTCAAATGGTGTAAGACATTTAGTCCATAGCCAAGCGTTTTCATGTTTTGCACGGTTTTCGCATGCTCGATATGCAGTTTATTGACCATCGACTCAGGAGTGTACTGGGTCTGGTCAAGATTCTGTGGGTTGGTTATTCTAAAACCGTCCGAGAGTGGATCCAGTCGTTTATAGATAAACATAAGCGCCATGAGAGCATCTCGAACTGACTGCTCGGCTTGTTCAACCTTGTGAACGCAGAGTGCAATATTTGGCTCGGGTTTATCATGAAGAGATGGTACTGCTTCTAGCAATGAGCCTTGGTATCGAAAATGTTCGACATATATCAACTAGAGTACGGGCTGTCAGAACCTGTCAATACGTGATGAAAACGATGGTACCTGAAGCGTGGTGATTAGAGCTTCAATTCTACCGTCGGTCTTATCAATAATATCTTTCAATGTTTTTACTGACGCCTCCCCTAACAAAATATCATAAGGGGAATCATAGCCATACATTGCCTGTTGAGCGTCGTATACTCAGACGCATATAAATCAACAAATATCCACCAAGGCGCACCTTTTGGACAACCTCAGAACACAACGCCGCTCCAGACGATGGGCGAAATATGCTAGGATCCAACATCGCACGAGTCGCAGTTGTAAAAGCTCTTTGGAGATAGTATGGATCGGAGAGCGTAGTGGCaaagatgaatggaaggctATCAAGGCATTTACTGCAGAGCATAAAAAATGAATATTACGTTATTAGAGACGCAAAAACTATCTTACCTGCACGCGTATATAACGTCTTGCAAAACTTCTGCATCATACACTTCCATCCGATCGAGTATTACAACCAAGTTCGGAGAATCGTCTGGGTAACAATTTAGTTTGGGAAACAACTGGCCACTTGCCACCCCACCTTGAGATGAATAATAGTCATCGTACCCAGCCACTAATCTTGCCATATCGTAAGGAGCAAGGGCAGCAGTTACTTTCTTTTTAGCAGCAGGCTACAATCTTTATGTATCACCTTTTTTTGTTCCTTTGCGACTGTATCTCGGATACTAACCTCTTTGTCAGGATCCGCTTCTTCAAGCTGAGCCATAAACCCTGTAACAAGGGCTCGAAGCGCAGACATCGTATTGGTGCAATCTCCCTCTTCGAGTTGTATCACCAACGGAGGCGCACGTGCTTTTTGCTTGCCCTTTCCTTCAGCAACCTGCTCCTCTTCGGGATGTGTCAGGATATGGGTAGCCCGGGTGAGCAGAGCTGAAAGCAGAGCACGGTCCTTGCCTGGTGGCGAGGTATGAGTGGAAGAAGTAAAAAAATGATCAAGGGATATTTACCAACGACCAATGCGGTCGGGATTTCTTGAAGTCCCAGACTTGAATCTTGGGTTGATTCGTGCTGCCCGGCAAATTCGACCAGCTCGTTGATCGTATCTTGACATTGTTCAAGTATCACTTGCTAATCCGTAGATTAAGTAAATTGATATTCGCACGAACACGGCTTGTGACTTACGTTTATTCTGTTTCGACATCTATCCCATGCTTGGTGATAACCTCCTAGAATACGTGACTTGGAGCTGCCGGTACCTAAGTTGCAGCCTATCTAGCAAGTGATTATTGTGTAGCATGAGCTTATTACCTTTTCGAGGCCTGAAGGGTATGTATGTGGTGCCCTGCCATATAGCTCGGTTAGAGACGCGGCGTTCACGTTTCAGTACAGCGTGCCAACCTCGGTTGCTGGTAGCTGGGAGGGGTTTTCATGTGCAGACGCCATCTAATAATGCTTGCTGAGATTCAGAGTGTATCTCTGACTGGGTCCGAGCTGTCTCTCGATGCCTCGTGTTAATGCAAAAGGCAGAAGTCGAGTAATGCAGGATTAGGAAACAGTTAGGCAGGAAGAGATAAGCGCCAGTGTCCGTGGAATATTCCGAATGAGGGTGATGCAGATTTGTATCTGTTCCACGTCCAGCTGAGCACGAGGTCAAGCGGGCCACCGACTGTAGTATCCTGCGCTTGCGACACCCACATAGAATTAGGATAGAATACGACATCGATTATTATTTCAGACTTAATGTCGCTTCTCATGAGCTATTTAATCAAGCCACTCGCCTATCTATCACTCCCCGCACTTGTATTGCGGTATCTCTCAGATAGGTCGCCGATTGTCAAGTACTATGTCAGATTAACTACATATCTATCTACACTCGGTGTCCTTTCTGTATGGGGTGTGCTTGTCTCGGTCGGAATGACTGCCATGGGCAACCGATTTGATATTAACTACGTCGTCGCGAGAAGTTTCTACTATGTCTGTGGGCCACTGCTGGGTATTGATTTTGTTGTCGAGGGAGAAGAACACATGTCAACTCCATCTGCTGTATACATCGGTAATCACCAGACTATGTTAGATATATTGTATCTCGGAAGGTGCGTTTTGTCATCCCGGCATAACCTCCATATCCAGCCGTTGATATGTCAGGCTAGGATATTCCCCAAACAGTCTTCGATCATGGCCAAGAAAGAACTCAAGTGGTCTCCTTTGCTTGGACAATACATGGCACTTTCGGGGGCTGTCTTTGTCGATCGAAAGAATAGCAAGGACGCCCTCCATGCGCTCGCCAAGGCCGGCGAAGAAATGAAGTCCAAGGGCGTAAGTAACCATTCCTAATTGGTCTTGGGCCCACAAATTTACCGTTGATCCAGGTTTCGCTATGGGTGTTCCCCGAAGGTACACGCTCGTCCTCCGAGAAGCCTGACTTGCTGTCATTCAAGAAGGGGGCCTTTCATCTGGCTGTCCAGGCAGGGGTTCCTATTGTGCCGGTTGTATGCGAAAACTATTGGAGACTTTATCGCAAGGGAACGCTAGAAGAAGGTACCCTCAAGATCAAAGGTTCGTCATCGTTACCCTCGTTCTTCACCCACCTTTACCCCGAATTTCTTTATTTATAATATCCGCAAATTGTCCGTCCATATCTGGCTGAATACTGATTATCTCCCTAGTGTTACCACCGATCCTGACCAAAGGGCTAACCGCTGAAGACGTAACTGAATTGGCCGAACGGACTCGAGAATCTATGCTCGAGACATTACGGGAGATTTCCATTCCCGTTCTATCTGATGCCCGCGAATCGACGCCGAAACCTTCAACGGTGCCCACACCTGCGTCGGTTCCCGAGTCTGAGTCAATTGTTGACGTGAGGGAGCTACTGCCCCAAGGGAAGAGCACGTCAAGAGAAGAAGTTCCTACAGTCTCACAACGAAGCGTAGCGGGCAGCGAAAGCGAAGCCACGGACGAAGACATGGTTGTCGTGGATCACCCCTAGGATCTACAAATGGAGCAATACTAATCCAAATGGCAGAGTGGGCAGGGGTAGAGGAAGAGGATCGGAGCACACGTGAAAGGGGTGGCTAGGGATCCAAGGGGCTGGAATGAATCTTGTGTCTATTTTGACTTGGTTATTACGTCTAGAGTGGAGGTGGGTTTGGATGTCACACGACCTGGAATTGCATGCGTATCTAGACCTGTTACATTTTGGCCGAAAAACGAGATCCCGAAACGAGCTCGACCCCATCCGGATCCTGGATTAGACAGCTCAGTACTATCCATGTACGCTGTCCGGAGTGTCCACTCGGGCGAAAAGGTATATGCACGTGCACACACGTGTGCTGGCACGTTCGACAAACGGCGCACGGGTGTGTAGGGATAGACTTTTTCTATTTGCACCTCATTGGCTTTCGAATTATACCTATAGCCCCGACTTTTTTCACAATTACATTAGCAGAGAGTATAAAAGATCCCGGGTTCTGACAATCAGCTGCCTCTATCCCTTATCATCACACCACACGAACTCTGAATCTTCCAACCTCGACCCTTTTTATATAATTTCGCCCCACCGTGACCTAAAGTTCCACTTTTTAAGACAGTGACCCCTGACTTGGGTCGGCAGCTCCGTCTCGCTTTCAACCACATTTCTTTGTCTTGATTCTTTAATTCTTCCTCTTATTTTTTCATCAAACTTTTACTAGACAATGGCTGCTCGAGTTCTTCCTGAATGCTGGGGTCACCGTGGAGTATGCTCAGCTCTATGATCATTGGACGATAACTGACCCACTCGATTACAGGCCTCTGCTGCATTCCCCGAAAACACCCTGGCAAGCTTCGAAGCTGCCATGCGCGACGGCGCCGAGGGTATCGAGAGTGTGCGTGTCCCTGCCCGAGCGGGCGCGTACTTGTCTGCTAATTAGCACATTTTCGCATTCGATCTCCCATGGCGACTGGGATCTTTTACTTCCGTCGGCTATTATTATGGTGACGATAACGACGGCATTTAACAGGACGTTCATGTCAGCCTTGACGACGTTGTACTCATGTTTCATGACCCATCGCTCGGACGTACCACCGACGGACGCGGACTGATTCGGGAGAAGCGGGCATGTGTCCCAACACTCCTTTTGCTCGTGCCAAGCACTTACCAATAACTTTTTTTTGCACGCCTTGGGGTTTACTGGGATTCTTTCGTTGCCGACCTTGGCTTTCTTGTGCAATTCCCTCTCACTAAAACAGTGGACCGGCGATATGGAAAACGTGCGAACCGTTCGAGAGCCCAAGCAGGCAATCCCGAC is a genomic window containing:
- a CDS encoding DDE superfamily endonuclease, with protein sequence MTISNKKRQQLQALEKARANQKRIKTAHFDNEDNNNKSVFKPLDLYNDSETSLCRLGVDVVYIAPDPCGSELDHPPAYPNSPNSFDSDSSDSEGDSDSGSSSGELPWELSYYRPPTVAQAQTALATLDSARRTQLPSGGYKYKDLDRITAERYTAIQACLNQFLEAEPKGKKFIQASKDAACMHNRRDTYAQTIRKWTRRLINYGDLPGNIQGWWNVSTLEDEDVSSAIRLHLQKAGKLAGAQDVVDFLSDPEVYIPFLKKIERRRIIYNRDGVEDPTRPLRLLPGEKPIILWFHDETIFYANDCCKVRWVFVGESPVPHKKGEGCSLMVADFVCAEFGWLRGPNGESARVTMFPGGNKDGWFTNNRVILQLEDAVKIVNEHFPQFTHIFVYDNAPSHTKRSLSSLSAYGMPKGPLLDWPYYKDKDDKRVFVRMENGFLPDGSPQEFYDPNKPNRFKGMSWILRERGLGHLADLNAVCTKGCEPGKTDCCCRRVMMNQPDFNNRESGLQEAARELGTEVVFLPKYHCELSMIEQVWGYAKRDYRDNPPNSSSKKLKENALKALESPPILSMRKFAARSQRFADGYDHGMDGSQAAAWATTIFKHHRETPAHIPYDEIAPNYKEWDRLIMPLSVITATSAAALAIPSPFDTPNLNWVATALYVVAFGLSLEGLVLIMYLTVFGAGSDPEMIGRLASGKGFLVGMSGPVAFVTALPTAITTYSSLFLLAGLLVMTIVADDPSDIKDHALLIPLQP
- a CDS encoding origin recognition complex subunit 3, with translation MASAHENPSQLPATEGTTYIPFRPRKGTGSSKSRILGGYHQAWDRCRNRINQVILEQCQDTINELVEFAGQHESTQDSSLGLQEIPTALVVGKDRALLSALLTRATHILTHPEEEQVAEGKGKQKARAPPLVIQLEEGDCTNTMSALRALVTGFMAQLEEADPDKEPAAKKKVTAALAPYDMARLVAGYDDYYSSQDDSPNLVVILDRMEVYDAEVLQDVIYACSKCLDSLPFIFATTLSDPYYLQRAFTTATRAMLDPSIFRPSSGAALCSEVVQKAMYGYDSPYDILLGEASVKTLKDIIDKTDGRIEALITTLQLIYVEHFRYQGSLLEAVPSLHDKPEPNIALCVHKVEQAEQSVRDALMALMFIYKRLDPLSDGFRITNPQNLDQTQYTPESMVNKLHIEHAKTVQNMKTLGYGLNVLHHLTFKFHSLGSYRQEVPLGFLDLLELEARGGDHLEKYATWMLKRGFDNTSLSDSADMVREVFKTHFARGGKDYQLPYSVELSEVANYLWECQVKSLPFGAEDKARLASYFTKHISSSFGLRYTAPYGELYYTDTSAGLRETLDPAPRSVILSALIRPGAYFNCECCDPEETFAPESMAQRPDTCILFQRSLDAGKLLNIADWFGSFVAVVQHEKVERNTAQTSAHGLRTRRRRSTDIDVDGEDMVEIQKEYQARFIESAHELEFMGLIQATGRRKEHVMRTVFETTD
- a CDS encoding acyltransferase, which codes for MTAMGNRFDINYVVARSFYYVCGPLLGIDFVVEGEEHMSTPSAVYIGNHQTMLDILYLGRIFPKQSSIMAKKELKWSPLLGQYMALSGAVFVDRKNSKDALHALAKAGEEMKSKGVSLWVFPEGTRSSSEKPDLLSFKKGAFHLAVQAGVPIVPVVCENYWRLYRKGTLEEGTLKIKVLPPILTKGLTAEDVTELAERTRESMLETLREISIPVLSDARESTPKPSTVPTPASVPESESIVDVRELLPQGKSTSREEVPTVSQRSVAGSESEATDEDMVVVDHP